One Drechmeria coniospora strain ARSEF 6962 chromosome 01, whole genome shotgun sequence genomic region harbors:
- a CDS encoding DUF803 domain membrane protein encodes MPAPAFGPSMAAVPGASRLTGGAETPGDSLKNWSSLIGIVTAIVGNVLIALALNVQRYAHTRLQKARARIRQRARTAMLLSQSRGAASGVYGTIDGGTDGQSTIGTDTGHVGANGGDGESHGGRETDPLAASYQSNGTADGDDDGDDDGDDVGDATSTYLKSPYWWLGQILITLGEMGNFLAYGFAPASIVSPLGVVALISNCIIAPLMFHERFRLRDFWGVVIAVAGVVTVVLSANTKETKLEPHDVWRAITTLAFEIYLAVTVALIVALMWASSVYGRRTILIDLGLVGLFGGYTALATKGVSSMLSSTLWRAFTTPVTYVLFFILLVTAVMQIRYVNKALQRFDSTQVIPIQFVLFTLCVILGSAILYRDFEKTTVEQAAKFVGGCLLTFFGVFLLTSGRRGQGEDDESLFSDDDVEETIGLTHHDSNASAPEHVVATPKSQSRRSSRLSRVSFADTVKPMSPSDVAGSPTAQLSGVEGVPGWSGGESSPLSSSAWRQSWGPTAPPQHGSRTLSADAAVTGSAIMYSPMSSVPQTPTVASSIAPNHAVEATPRSALSRTTSHQRAKTFISPSPFASTVTTVVKDAFLREHDKSSTSGSSLRRIRSTIRASLFFNDDVDVDDEDMRRRYCLAISDEQIPHPPPRRDVVGDQPHEAGAGRQRSQSFSKVLGDFFRPRKKSESTGRRAEPDTESDVASTGSSSASSSAARAR; translated from the exons ATGCCGGCACCTGCGTTCgggccgtcgatggccgcGGTTCCCGGCGCGTCCCGCTTGACTGGGGGTGCGGAAACGCCGGGCGACTCGCTCAAGAACTGGTCGTCGCTGATCGGCATCGTCACGGCCATCGTTGGCAATGTTCTCATCGCGCTGGCGCTCAACGTGCAGAGATATGCTCACACACGACTGCAAAAGGCACGGGCGAGAATACGACAAAGAGCCCGCACGGCCATGCTGCTGAGCCAGAGCAGGGGCGCCGCGTCCGGAGTGTACGGCACCATCGATGGAGGAACCGACGGGCAGAGCACCATCGGCACAGACACGGGCCACGTGGGAGCGAAcggtggtgatggcgagAGCCATGGAGGCCGGGAGACGGACCCGCTGGCGGCCTCGTACCAATCGAACGGAacagccgacggcgacgacgacggcgacgacgacggcgacgacgttggCGATGCCACCTCGACCTATCTCAAGTCGCCCTACTGGTGGCTCGGCCAGATCCTCATCACGCTCGGCGAAATGGGAAACTTCCTTGCCTACGGGTTCGCGCCGGCATCCATCGTCTCGCCactgggcgtcgtcgccctcatcTCCAACTGCATCATCGCACCCCTCATGTTCCACGAGAGGTTTCGGCTGCGAGACTTTTggggcgtcgtcatcgccgtcgccggtgtCGTGACGGTCGTGCTGAGCGCAAACACCAAGGAGACGAAGCTGGAGCCTCACGACGTCTGGCGGGCCATCACGACCTTGGCCTTTGAAATATATCTGGCCGTCACCGTGGcgctcatcgtcgccctcatgTGGGCCAGCAGCGTCTACGGACGGCGGACCATCctcatcgacctcggcctcgtcggcctcttcg GTGGGTACACGGCCTTGGCCACCAAGGGCGTGTCGTCGATGCTTTCGTCGACGCTCTGGAGAGCCTTCACCACGCCCGTCACCTACGTCCTCTTCTTCATCCTGCTCGTCACGGCCGTGATGCAGATCCGCTACGTCAACAAGGCGCTGCAGCGCTTCGACTCGACGCAAGTCATCCCCATCCAGTTTGTCCTCTTCACGCTCtgcgtcatcctcggcagcGCCATCCTCTATCGCGACTTTGAAAAGACGACGGTCGAGCAGGCGGCCAAGTTTGTCGGCGGCTGTCTGCTCACCTTCTTcggcgtcttcctcctcacgagcgggaggcgagggcagggcgaggacgacgaaagCCTGttctcggacgacgacgtcgaggagacgaTTGGCCTGACGCACCACGACAGCAACGCATCGGCCCCGGAGCATGTCGTTGCGACGCCCAAATCTCAGTCGCGGAGGTCGAGCAGGCTGTCGCGGGTCAGCTTCGCCGACACGGTCAAGCCCATGTCCCCGTCCGACGTGGCCGGAAGCCCGACGGCACAGCTCTCGGGGGTCGAGGGTGTCCCGGGCTGGTCGGGAGGAgagtcgtcgccgctgtCGAGCAGCGCTTGGCGACAATCGTGGGgcccgacggcaccgcctcAGCACGGCAGCAGAACATtgtcggccgacgcggccgtgACGGGCTCGGCGATTATGTATTCGCCGATGAGTTCCGTGCCGCAGACGCCAACCGTCGCCTCCTCCATTGCACCGAATCACGCGGTCGAAGCGACGCCGCGCTCGGCCTTGTCGCGGACGACAAGCCACCAGCGCGCCAAGACCTTTATATCGCCGTCTCCGTTTGCATCCACCGTCACGACCGTCGTCAAGGATGCCTTTCTCCGGGAGCATGACAAGTCGTCCACTTCCGGGTCGTCGCTGAGACGGATACGATCGACGATCCGAGCCAGCCTGTTCttcaacgacgacgtcgacgtcgacgacgaggacatgCGTCGCCGGTACTGCCTTGCCATCTCCGACGAGCAGATTCCGCATCCTCCGCCGAGACGGGACGTCGTCGGAGACCAGCCgcacgaggccggcgccggccgtcaGAGGTCACAAAGCTTCAGCAAGGTGCTGGGCGATTTCTTCCGGCCCAGAAAGAAGTCGGAGTCGACGGGGAGACGAGCCGAGCCCGACACGGAAAGCGACGTTGCATCGACgggcagctcgtcggcatcctcctcggcagCACGAGCGCGATAG
- a CDS encoding Pectin lyase fold/virulence factor, whose amino-acid sequence MVLLPLVALLAPSSILLFPHLAEAQFYQDYMPDTTLPDSYLYQHVPQVAPMRVINVHPHTVYLSYNCHYMRDICKNAELFQASARGLNLHPASGIDNNVYGYDLDTGDAPTGEPRSCQEYRRDASCPPGWKDTHTCPEVDQRKPMKSNGEWFTTSLEPGTTVNNLQHLRDGNNNIIRNSSIRYSCDEFPPATWVEGGNGWDRNTPSNTRCAAIACEGATGVKAEQNWQGLAHGRLRIELQNLARTHPGYNPARSIIFFRFLFNNDGADDVAARVIVMKDIGTSDELISDNVIPQQKRSVAAVNSTLTSLTGPGLTAEELKAHLRAGRGYETLIHENLTVSEPDLARRDRIMSDVLSRRGMPGMDQLDGFVLSDNATLPRSVSEAPKLKGRGVGPRKRAPLMRNTTSWQLEEARRIVDQARAESNKRNMARVARPLRNRHFYRRSTGSGGGIVAREANVEAGSAETMPPPPLLVITDEIAAAAALVAEADLHAKTGNWTKRAVAPAAGKGTFWMQHIARKGTVPWGDDPNYIVFRNVMDYGAVGDGVTDDTKAINKAMGTNSTRCDRGCNGSTTKNAIIYFPPGNYLVSSTLAMPFGTQVIGDANDRPTLVASPKFVGLGVLSTDEYTGAEGVGIDGKDPQYFVNTANFYRQIRNIRIDVRQVQEGAIITGIHYQVAQATSTQNVELIAQSGTEQIGMFAENGSGGSLTDVTFTGGGVGLKAGSQQFTAQRLTFSGCDVGIQVIWDWGWVWKSITMNNVGIGFKLVGDGGVGNIGSVSIIDSSITGANQAIVVNPIKSDPGMGSTGISLENVALSGVGVAVADTTGATLLASSGHIDQWVVGPVYEGSTTARSFSSGGKIGQYRRHSTLLDERGNYFERARPQYANQPASMFMHTKDLGCKGDGATDDTAALQAALYASVGSILFVDAGTYILTSTVIIPSGAKIVGETWSQLAASGPFFSDASNPKVMIQVGEQGQTGTVEMQDLIFTTRGPTAGAILVEWNIKAQFPGAAGLWDCHVRVGGALGTELTPAECPPATSGINPGCSAASLMMHLRKSASGYFENMWLWVADHMIDDPDYVDAKNEMTQTSIYVARGLLVESTDPTWLYGTASEHAVFYQYNFHSAANVFVGMLQTESPYFQPTPPPPAPFTEVVGKFAGDPDYSCAKGDEFNGCDESWSIVMTGSRNIFMAAAGIYSWFSTYGQSCIDTQQCQKALVLLKSNLENVRITNLITIGSKYMAVMEGKGILAADNLNVNTHPSWSQISVLDVGSDGTNFREYIWLDPKIWDMDEPQFTCSPPCNVKIPPWTGATSTVDHPLVTVSQGSWTSTVTQPPLTISEWMFEAATVTQGPAGNRKRAAATVQPVLATTPYWPAFVYRGADGLATTTSATGPFPTPPPSIGPGAPAPPSGSWPKRDLQVVLGPNESPLVPECSFLSFEDPSCVQQPWFWGNVTGASDDGGGGGGGDIDNLWDKTRCPIPTSTTTTAVAEPTEPPPPMTSPYEQGDGRTNSVKCYHVGENTEGERMRYAAKSFCQRISDKTLGPNFFYEDRFKFPYNGGIGRVEIVISLEVKPRCSFGTFYEISAEHPRGHDVARFDQGLCEKYLSVPTDSCNCAGVNWKQGGVVENNCYKWRIDPELAL is encoded by the exons ATGGTCTTGCTACCACTTGTTGCGCTTCTAGCGCCCTCTTCCATTCTCTTGTTCCCTCACCTCGCTGAGGCCCAATTCTACCAGGACTATATGCCCGATACTACCCTGCCCGACAGCTATCTATA CCAGCATGTCCCGCAGGTCGCTCCAATGCGCGTTATTAACGTCCACCCTCACACCGTTTACCTGTCTTACAACTGTCATTACATGAGAGACATCTGCAAGAATGCCGAGCTATTCCAGGCGTCCGCGCGAGGCCTTAACCTGCACCCCGCAAGCGGAATCGACAACAATGTCTATGGCTATGATCTGGACACGGGCGATGCTCCCACGGGAGAGCCAAGGTCTTGCCAAGAGTATCGTCGTGACGCATCTTGTCCTCCAGGCTGGAAGGATACCCATACTTGCCCGGAAGTAGACCAGCGCAAGCCCATGAAAAGCAATGGCGAGTGGTTCACAACATCTCTGGAGCCGGGAACGACTGTCAACAATTTGCAGCACCTGCGTGATGGTAACAACAATATCATCAGAAACTCCAGCATCCGGTACTCGTGCGATGAGTTCCCGCCAGCTACCTG GGTTGAAGGTGGGAATGGTTGGGATAGAAATACCCCTTCCAACACGCGATGTGCTGCAATCGCCTGTGAAGGCGCCACAGGGGTCAAGGCCGAACAGAATT GGCAAGGATTAGCTCACGGCAGATTGCGTATTGAACTTCAAAACTTGGCCAGGACCCATCCCGGCTACAATCCAGCCAGGTCCATCATCTTCTTCAGGTTTCTTTTCAATAATGACGGGGCGGATGATGTTGCTGCCCGTGTCATAGTTATGAAGGATATTGGCACTTCCGATGAATTGATTTCCGACAATGTCATCCCCCAACAAAAACGCAGTGTAGCCGCCGTCAATTCTACCCTGACGAGCCTGACCGGTCCGGGCCTGACtgccgaggagctcaaggctCATCTTAGGGCAGGCAGGGGTTACGAAACGCTGATCCACGAAAACCTGACT GTTTCCGAACCAGACCTGGCTCGTCGAGACAGGATCATGAGCGACGTGCTTAGTAGGCGCGGCATGCCCGGCATGGACCAGCTGGATGGCTTCGTTCTGAGCGACAATGCGACGCTTCCCAGGAGTGTGTCAGAGGCGCCAAAGCTGAAGGGCCGAGGCGTAGGACCCCGCAAGCGCGCGCCGCTCATGAGAAACACCACCTCCTGGCAGCTGGAGGAGGCCCGGCGCATCGTGGACCAGGCTCGCGCCGAGTCGAACAAGCGCAACATGGCCCGAGTAGCGAGGCCGCTCCGCAACCGACACTTCTACAGACGGAGCACTGGCTCAGGGGGGGGCATAGTCGCGCGTGAGGCCAACGTGGAAGCCGGATCTGCCGAgaccatgccgccgccgccgcttctgGTCATTACTGATGAAATTGCTGCAGCGGCCGCCCTGGTGGCCGAGGCAGACCTTCACGCCAAAACTGGTAACTGGACGAAGCGTGCTgtggcgccggcggcgggcaaggGAACCTTTTGGATGCAACA TATCGCCCGCAAAGGCACTGTGCCTTGGGGAGACGATCCCAACTAT ATCGTCTTCCGAAACGTCATGGACTACGGAGCCGTAGGCGACGGTGTCACG GATGACACCAAAGCCATCAACAAGGCCATGGGAACGAACAGCACCCGCTGTGACCGGGGCTGCAACGGGTCCACGACCAAAAACGCCATCATCTACTTCCCCCCCGGAAACTACCTCGTCTCCTCCACACTTGCCATGCCCTTTGGCACTCAGGTCATTGGCGACGCCAACGATCGCCCGACCCTCGTGGCCTCTCCCAAGTTTGTCGGCCTGGGCGTGCTGTCGACGGATGAGTATACGGGCGCGGAAGGTGTTGGaatcgacggcaaggacccCCAGTACTTTGTCAACACGGCCAACTTTTACCGCCAGATCCGCAACATCAGAATAGACGTCAGACAGGTCCAGGAGGGAGCCATCATCACAGGCATCCATTACCAAGTCGCCCAAGCCACGAGCACGCAAAACGTCGAGCTGATTGCCCAGTCAGGCACGGAGCAGATTGGTATGTTTGCCGAGAACGGCAGCGGTGGCAGCCTTACCGACGTAACCTttaccggcggcggcgtcggcctgaAGGCGGGCAGCCAGCAGTTTACAGCTCAACGACTCACATTTAGCGGCTGCGATGTTGGCATTCAAGTCATTTGGGACTGGGGCTGGGTGTGGAAGTCGATTACCATGAACAACGTGGGCATTGGCTTTAAGcttgtcggcgatggcggtgtTGGAAATA TTGGCTCCGTCTCCATTATCGACTCGTCCATTACTGGCGCCAACCAGGCCATCGTCGTTAACCCCATCAAGTCAGACCCTGGCATGGGCAGCACAGGAATATCCCTCGAGAACGTGGCCCTATCGGGAGTCGGCGTGGCTGTTGCCGACACGACTGGCGCAACGCTTCTGGCTTCGTCAGGCCACATCGACCAGTGGGTTGTCGGTCCCGTCTACGAGGGCTCGACGACTGCTCGGAGCTTTTCTTCCGGCGGCAAGATTGGACAATATCGGAGGCACTCGACGCTCCTGGACGAGCGTGGCAATTACTTTGAGCGTGCGAGACCACAGTACGCGAACCAGCCTGCGTCAATGTTCATGCACACCAAGGACCTCGGCTGCAAGGGTGACGGCGCCACCGACGATACGGCGGCTTTGCAGGCAGCTCTGTATGCCAGCGTGGGTAGTATTCTATTCGTTGACGCCGGAACGTACATTCTCACCTCGACCGTCATCATTCCGTCAGGTGCCAAGATTGTGGGAGAGACGTGGTCGCAGTTGGCCGCGTCGGGCCCGTTCTTTTCGGATGCCAG CAACCCGAAAGTCATGATTCAAGTCGGAGAGCAAGGACAGACGGGTACTGTAGAAATGCAGGACCTCATTTTCACAACCCGTGGCCCGACCGCCGgtgccatcctcgtcgaatGGAACATCAAAGCCCAGTTTCCgggtgccgccggcctctGGGACTGCCACGTACGAGTGGGAGGCGCCCTTGGGACAGAGCTGACACCCGCCGAGTGTCCTCCCGCCACGAGCGGCATCAACCCGGGATGCTCTGCTGCCAGTCTGATGATGCACCTGAGGAAGTCGGCATCAGGCTACTTTGAGAACATGTGGCTCTGGGTAGCCGACCACATGATTGA CGACCCCGACTATGTCGATGCCAAAAACGAAATGACCCAGACATCCATCTATGTTGCTCGTGGCCTTTTGGTGGAAAGCACAGATCCGACATG GCTGTATGGCACCGCCTCGGAACACGCCGTCTTTTACCAGTACAACTTTCACTCGGCGGCCAACGTATTCGTCGGTATGCTGCAGACGGAATCGCCTTACTTtcagccgacgccgccgccaccggctCCCTTTACCGAAGTTGTCGGCAAGTTCGCCGGGGACCCCGACTACTCGTGCGCGAAAGGAGACGAGTTCAACGGCTGCGACGAATCCTGGTCCATCGTCATGACGGGCTCGAGAAACATATTCATGGCGGCTGCGGGCATCTACTCG TGGTTCTCGACATATGGTCAGAGCTGTATCGATACGCAACAGTGCCAAAAAGCACTCGTGCTCCTCAAGAGCAACCTTGAAAACGTTCGCATCACCAACCTCATCACAATCGGGTCCAAGTACATGGCCGTCATGGAGGGCAAGGGCATTCTGGCGGCCGACAACCTCAACGTCAACACGCATCCAAGCTGGTCGCAGATTAGCGTTCTCGATgtcggcagcgacggcaccAACTTTCGCGAGTACATCTGGCTCGACCCCAAGATCTGGGACATGGACGAGCCCCAATTCACCTGCTCCCCGCCGTGCAACGTCAAGATACCGCCATGGACCGGCGCAACCAGCACGGTTGACCATcccctcgtcaccgtcagccAGGGATCGTGGACGAGCACGGTCACGCAGCCACCGCTGACCATTTCCGAGTGGATGTTCGAGGCCGCCACCGTGACCCAGGGCCCGGCCGGCAACAGGAAGCGCGCAGCGGCGACTGTGCAGCCCGTTCTCGCAACGACGCCGTACTGGCCTGCTTTCGTCTACCGCGGTGCCGACGgcttggcgacgacgacgtcggccaccGGGCCCTTCCCCACGCCTCCGCCGTCCATCGGCCCGGGCgctccggcgccgccgtccggaAGCTGGCCCAAACGCGACCTTCAGGTTGTCTTGGGCCCCAACGAGTCCCCGCTGGTGCCTGAGTGCTCCTTTCTCAGCTTCGAGGACCCCAGTTGCGTCCAACAGCCGTGGTTCTGGGGCAACGTCACCGGtgccagcgacgacggcggcggcggcggcggcggcgacattGACAACCTATGGGACAAGACTCGGTGCCCGATCCCTACCTCGACCACCACCACAGCGGTCGCGGAGCCAACGGAGCCACCACCACCTATGACGTCGCCGTACGAACAAGGCGACGGGCGGACCAACTCGGTCAAGTGCTACCATGTGGGCGAAAACACCGAGGGCGAACGCATGCGGTACGCGGCCAAGAGCTTCTGCCAAAGAATCAGTGACAAGACGCTCGGCCCCAACTTCTTTTACGAGGATAGGTTCAAATTCCCGTACaatggcggcatcggccgcgtGGAAATTGTCATCTCGCTCGAGGTGAAGCCGCGTTGCAGCTTTGGCACCTTTTACGAAATAAGCGCCGAGCACCCTCGCGGCCACGACGTTGCCCGTTTCGACCAGGGCTTGTGCGAAAAGTACCTCTCTGTGCCGACAGATAGCTGCAACTGTGCCGGTGTCAATTGGAAGCAGGGAGGTGTGGTGGAGAATAACTGCTATAAATGGAGGATTGACCCGGAGCTTGCCTTGTAG
- a CDS encoding CFEM domain-containing protein, with translation MKLPQRASWTRHFNSLAVVLCLAGVVQASNDCAPSVWQPGQFTDMKFKRQAAATTSSLNTGTGTVSPSSVAVTSIPVPVSMSPLLSGGNVTTGKINCRYTTNTKGMDINYYTCTALANRYHISVEKFFQLNPTTIAWLAASHSAISIRCPESRTDLFNRNPIVIEPLRATKGLCGPPNGNATCRGTEFQCCNAKTFTCGNSLEDCADGTCYEGACAGDSVFTTNGECGRQHGYKQCAGVWGDCCNAEGKCGTGEAFCAYGKCQLGNCTLMAQPQKVPVGGATPDGTCGGTKQYKCKAAYGKCCNKDGRCGRRSEDCGTGCQPLFGDCTIRHTSFSSTTTTTTTTTKVSTPSSTLISSKTPTTKTPTLSALPSCGQTCFNNMLGQYSQLGCASPDADCLCGKVDFLNGIRDCSNGACGTDIGSAVIAFGKAYCSSSPATHTPTVPSIDSLPLCGQTCFNNMLAQYSQLGCASPDAACLCKKADFGYGLRDCSNRACGESVASTVIAYGRSWCASATAPARA, from the exons ATGAAGTTGCCCCAAAGAGCATCTTGGACGAGGCACTTCAACTCGCTGGCCGTTGTGCTCTGCTTGGCAGGTGTCGTCCAAGCCTCCAACGATTGCGCGCCGTCGGTATGGCAGCCGGGGCAGTTTACCGACATGAAGTTTAAACGCCAGGCTGCTGCCACCACCTCATCCTTGAATACAGGCACGGGCACCGTCAGCCCTAGCTCCGTGGCCGTCACGTCGATCCCCGTGCCCGTATCGATGAGCCCCCTCCTCTCCGGTGGCAACGTCACCACAGGCAAGATCAACTGTCGGTACACGACCAACACCAAGGGCATGGACATCAACTACTACACGTGCACGGCACTGGCGAACAGGTACCACATCAGCGTCGAGAAATTCTTCCAGCTGAATCCCACG ACTATTGCGTGGCTGGCTGCAAGTCATTCCGCCATCTCCATACGTTGCCCCGAGTCTCGGACTGACCTTTTCAATCGCAATCCCATAGTTATTGAGCCTCTACGAGCCACAAAAGGACTCTGTGGTCCGCCCAACGGCAACGCAACTTGTCGCGGAACAGAGTTCCAGTGCTGCAATGCCAAGACGTTTACCTGCGGCAACTCTCT AGAGGACTGCGCAGACGGAACGTGCTACGAGGGGGCATGTGCCGGAGACTCCGTCTTCACCACCAACGGCGAGTGCGGTCGGCAGCATGGCTACAAGCAGTGCGCTGGCGTCTGGGGCGACTGCTGCAACGCCGAGGGCAAATGCGGTACCGGCGAGGCCTTTTGCGCGTACGGTAAATGCCAACTCGGCAACTGCACACTCATGGCCCAGCCTCAAAAGGTGCCGGTCGGGGGGGCCACCCCGGACGGCACCTGCGGCGGAACGAAGCAATACAAGTGCAAAGCCGCCTATGGAAAGTGCTGTAACAAGGATGGCAGGTGTGGCAGGCGGTCGGAGGACTGTGGAACAGGATG CCAACCCCTATTCGGAGACTGTACAATCCGGCACACAAGCTTTtcatccaccaccaccaccaccaccaccaccaccaaggTTTCAACTCCATCCAGCACCCTAATCTCATCCAAGACACCCACGACCAAGACTCCTACTCTTAGCGCCCTGCCCTCGTGTGGTCAGACATGCTTCAATAACATGCTAGGCCAGTATTCCCAGTTGGGTTGCGCCAGTCCTGACGCGGACTGCTTGTGCGGCAAGGTCGACTTTCTCAACGGCATCCGCGACTGCAGTAACGGTGCCTGCGGAACGGATATCGGCAGTGCAGTCATTGCATTTGGAAAGGCCTACTGTtccagctcgccggcgactCACACGCCAACCGTGCCGAGCATTGACTCCCTGCCTTTGTGTGGTCAAACCTGCTTCAACAACATGCTGGCTCAGTACTCCCAGCTTGGCTGCGCGAGCCCTGATGCCGCCTGTCTTTGCAAAAAGGCCGACTTTGGGTACGGGCTGAGAGACTGCTCGAATCGAGCCTGTGGCGAGTCCGTTGCTTCCACGGTGATTGCGTACGGAAGATCGTGGTGCGCCTCCGCGACTGCGCCTGCGCGGGCTTGA
- a CDS encoding RNA recognition motif containing protein, with protein sequence MGAPQNDRKRQRSEVEEAVAAAMESQDVAPAPSTKRARVDDKKSLFVRSLPPKVTNESLAEFFSQHFAVKHAVVVMDHDTQESKGYGFVTFADADDASEAKKTLDKAEWAGKRIRVEVAEPRQRNATDGPSDAPPKPGKVQFEKAPKLIIRNLPWSIKTSEQLSHLFRSFGKIKFADLPQSKGKLKGFGFVTIRGKKNAERALEAINGKQIDGRTLAVDWAVDRETWHQQQAKEGDEAQSDEAPTKPADGTDGSDEDASKTSVEEGLNADLENFMKNHMQHMEDEDDDEDDDEDEEDDERLDTGPGQTPPSRRQQSTDNSSTIFVRNLPFTTTDEQLKGFFDNFGKVRYARVVMDKLTAKPAGTGFVCFFNLDDAKSCLKEAPRPKPSIPGAKTSLLLDENVDPSGKYTLDGRLLQVAQAVNREEASTLADSSLAKRREKDKRRLYLLPEGAIPRGSPLAQLLSPSEIQMRQTSAAQRKKLIQSNPSLHVSLTRLAVRNIPRNVGSKELKELARKAIVGFAQDVREGRREPLSKEENARDDKDVKERERQRKSKGKGIVRQAKVVFETNQGSKVSESTGAGKSRGYGFIEYTSHHWSLMGLRYLNGHQVEDHNGQKQRLIVEFAIENAQVVQRRRAAEEKSAQGAKAKEDAVATAAGRVDESKDSVPEKRPKGKKAGRSNKGEARQVTVAKGADKKEEMKQKLIGRKRLMRKKKASSRGKS encoded by the coding sequence ATGGGCGCCCCTCAGAATGACCGCAAGCGACAGCGCTCCGAAGTGGAAGAGGCTGTTGCCGCTGCAATGGAGTCTCAAGACGTCGCCCCAgctccgtcgacgaagcgagcTCGAGTCGACGACAAAAAGTCTCTCTTCGTTCGCTCGCTGCCGCCCAAGGTAACGAACGAGTCTCTGGCCGAATTTTTCTCGCAGCATTTTGCCGTCAAGCATGCTGTTGTCGTCATGGATCACGACACCCAAGAGTCGAAGGGGTACGGATTCGTCAcctttgccgacgccgacgacgcatcCGAGGCCAAAAAAACCCTAGACAAGGCCGAGTGGGCCGGCAAACGGATTCGCGTCGAGGTCGCGGAACCCAGACAGCGAAATGCAACCGATGGGCCGTCAGATGCGCCGCCGAAGCCTGGCAAGGTCCAGTTCGAGAAGGCACCCAAGCTCATCATTCGAAACCTGCCCTGGAGCATCAAGACTTCCGAGCAGCTGTCCCACCTCTTCCGAAGCTTTGGAAAGATCAAATTTGCCGATTTGCCTCAGTCCAAGGGAAAGCTGAagggcttcggcttcgtcacCATTCGCGGCAAGAAAAATGCGGAGCGAGCGTTGGAAGCCATCAACGGGAAGCAAATCGATGGTCGAACGCTGGCTGTCGATTGGGCCGTCGACAGGGAGACGTGgcatcagcagcaggcgaaggagggcgacgaggcgcagAGCGACGAAGCACCGACGAAGCCCGCCGACGGGACCGATGGatccgacgaggatgcgTCCAAGACGTCGGTCGAGGAAGGGCTGAATGCCGACCTCGAGAATTTCATGAAGAATCATATGCAGCACATGGaagatgaggacgacgacgaggacgacgacgaggatgaggaagaTGATGAGCGGTTGGACACTGGCCCTGGCCAAACCCCGCCTTCACGACGTCAACAGTCCACGGACAACTCTTCCACCATCTTCGTACGAAACCTGCCCTTTACGACAACAGACGAGCAACTCAAAGGATTCTTTGACAATTTTGGCAAGGTCCGCTATGCCCGAGTCGTCATGGATAAGCTTACCGCCAAGCCAGCCGGCACGGGCTTCGTTTGCTTTTtcaacctcgacgatgccaaaTCTTGTCTCAAGGAAGCGCCGCGGCCGAAACCATCGATCCCTGGTGCCAAAACCTCGCTTCTTCTGGACGAGAATGTCGACCCGAGCGGGAAATACACGCTCGACGGTCGGCTTCTCCAAGTGGCCCAGGCCGTCAACAGAGAGGAGGCCAGCACCCTGGCCGACAGCTCGTTGGCGAAGCGGAGGGAAAAGGACAAGAGACGACTGTACCTCCTCCCCGAGGGCGCCATCCCCCGTGGCTCGCCGCTGGCCCAACTGCTCTCCCCGTCCGAAATTCAGATGAGGCAAACCAGCGCCGCGCAGCGAAAGAAATTGATCCAAAGCAACCCGAGCTTGCATGTCAGTCTGACCCGGCTTGCGGTCCGCAACATTCCCCGCAATGTTGGGTccaaggagctcaaggagCTTGCGAGaaaggccatcgtcggcttcgcccaGGATGTCCGGGAGGGCCGACGTGAGCCCCTCTCCAAGGAGGAAAATGCCAGGGACGACAAGGATGTCAAGGAGAGGGAACGCCAGCGAAAGTCGAAAGGAAAGGGCATCGTCCGGCAAGCCAAGGTTGTCTTTGAGACCAACCAGGGCTCCAAGGTGTCGGAGAGCACGGGGGCGGGGAAAAGCCGAGGCTACGGATTCATCGAGTACACGTCGCACCACTGGTCCTTGATGGGCTTGCGATACCTCAACGGCCATCAGGTGGAGGACCACAATGGCCAGAAGCAGCGACTGATTGTCGAGTTTGCCATCGAGAACGCACAGGTGGTGCAGAGGAGACGCGCCGCCGAAGAGAAGTCGGCGCAGGgagccaaggccaaggaggatGCGGTCGCAACCGCGGCCGGCCGTGTTGACGAATCAAAAGACTCGGTGCCGGAAAAGCGACCAAAGGGCAAAAAGGCAGGACGAAGCAACAAGGGCGAAGCGCGTCAAGTCACCGTTGCAAAGGGCGCCGATAAGAAGGAAGAGATGAAGCAGAAGCTCATTGGGCGAAAGAGACTTATGcggaagaagaaggcgagctcgaggggTAAAAGCTAG